The following proteins are encoded in a genomic region of Micrococcaceae bacterium Sec5.8:
- a CDS encoding MarR family transcriptional regulator: MATPLPRDPIADARLNWERHGWSDVAAPMAAITAVMRTQQILLARIEGILKPFGLTFARYELLALLSFARSGALPMNKASALLQVHPTSVTNAVDRLERAALVLRSPHPTDGRTTLIELTPEGRTLAKRATAALNAEVFAQSGFAEQDVDQLIRILGTFRRNAGDFSD, translated from the coding sequence GTGGCAACGCCGCTGCCGCGTGACCCGATTGCCGACGCCCGGTTGAATTGGGAGCGGCACGGCTGGTCCGATGTCGCCGCACCCATGGCCGCCATCACCGCCGTGATGCGGACCCAGCAGATCCTGCTGGCCCGGATCGAGGGGATCCTGAAACCGTTCGGGCTGACGTTCGCCCGGTACGAACTGCTCGCCCTGCTGAGCTTCGCCCGCAGCGGCGCGCTGCCCATGAACAAAGCCAGCGCGCTCTTGCAGGTCCATCCCACCTCGGTCACGAACGCCGTGGACCGGCTGGAAAGGGCAGCCCTGGTACTTCGCTCGCCGCATCCCACCGACGGGCGCACCACCCTGATTGAACTCACCCCGGAGGGGCGCACGCTGGCAAAACGGGCGACGGCGGCCCTGAACGCCGAGGTGTTCGCCCAGTCCGGCTTCGCAGAGCAGGACGTGGACCAGCTGATCCGGATCCTGGGCACATTCCGACGCAACGCCGGCGATTTCAGCGACTAA